The genomic region TCGAGAAAGACAAGACCATGCAAGCAGATTTCGTCATCATCGGCTCGGGCTCGGCAGGGTCCGCCCTCGCTTATCGCCTCTCCGAAGACGGCAAGAATTCCGTCCTGGTCATCGAGGCGGGCGGCAGCGATTTCGGGCCGTTCATCCAGATGCCGGCGGCACTTGCCTGGCCGATGAGCATGAAGCGCTATAATTGGGGTTATCTCTCCGAACCAGAGCCCAACCTCAACAACCGGCGCATCACCGCGCCGCGCGGCAAGGTGATCGGCGGCTCCTCCTCGATCAACGGCATGGTCTATGTGCGCGGCCATGCGGAGGATTTCAACCGTTGGGAGGAGCTCGGCGCCGGCGGCTGGGCCTACGCCGACGTTCTCCCCTATTTCAAGCGGATGGAGCATTCGCATGGCGGCGAGGAGGGCTGGCGCGGCACCGAGGGGCCGCTGCACGTCCAGCGCGGCGGCTTCACCAATCCGCTGTTTCGCGCCTTCGTCGAGGCCGGCAAACAGGCGGGCTTCGAGACGACCGAGGATTATAACGGCAGCAAGCAGGAAGGCTTCGGGTTGATGGAGCAGACCATCTTTTCCGGCCGCCGCTGGTCTGCCGCCAACGCCTATCTGAAACCGGCGCTGAAGCGGAAGAATGTCGAGATCGTCTACGGCTTCGCGCGCAAGGTGGTGATCGAGAACGGCCGGGCGGCCGGTGTCGAGATCGAGCGCGGCGGCAGGATCGAGGTGGTCAAGGCAAATCGCGAGGTGATCGTCTCGGCCTCCTCCTTCAATTCGCCGAAGCTGCTGATGCTGTCGGGCATCGGCCCGGCCGAGCACCTGAAGGAGATGGGCATCGAGGTGAAGGCCGACCGGCCGGGTGTCGGCGCCAACCTGCAGGACCATATGGAATTCTATTTTCAGCAGGTCAGCACCAAGCCGGTGTCGCTCTATTCCTGGCTGCCGTGGTTCTGGCAGGGGGTGGCAGGCGCACAATGGCTGCTTTCCAAGGGCGGGCTCGGCGCCTCCAACCAGTTCGAGGCCTGCGCCTTCCTGCGCTCCGCGCCCGGGCTGAAGCAGCCCGACATCCAGTATCATTTCCTACCGGTGGCAATCAGCTATGACGGCAAGGCGGCGGCCAAAAGCCACGGCTTCCAGGTGCATGTCGGCTACAACCTGTCGAAATCGCGCGGCAGCGTGACGCTGCGTTCGGCCGATCCCAAGGCCGACCCGGTGCTGCGCTTCAACTATATGAGCCATGCCGAGGACTGGGAGAAATTCCGCCACTGCGTGCGCCTCACCCGCGAACTCTTCGGGCAAGCGGCCTTCGACCACTATCGCGGGGCGGAGATCCAGCCCGGAGAGGGCGTGCAGAGCGACGAAGAGATCGACGCCTTCCTGCGCGAGCACCTGGAAAGCGCCTATCACCCCTGCGGCACCTGCAAGATGGGCGCCAAGGACGATCCGATGGCGGTGGTCGATCCCCAGACCCGGGTGATCGGCGTCGACGGCTTGCGTGTCGCCGACAGCTCGATCTTCCCGCACGTCACCTACGGCAACCTCAACGGCCCGTCGATCATGACCGGCGAAAAGGCCGCCGACCACATCCTCGGCAAACAGCCGCTCGCCCGCTCGAACCAGGAACCGTGGGTCAACCCAAGGGCGGCGGTCAGCGATCGGTGATGCTTGAGAGAGCTCTCGTCGCTTGTCGCGGGGATGTTCTGGAATTCAGCACTGTATGTCTATCGTCAAAGCGACAGAAATACCGATGCCGGAATGAGAAACCGCTCGCTCAGCGCGCGCGCCTGTCGAACGTTGATTTGTCGTTTCCTGCTCAAAATCTCAGACACGACGGATTGAGCGCCGACCTCCGGCAATTCGGACTGGCCAAGGCCCCGCTCCGCCATGATATAACGCAGCGCATCGGCTCCGGTCACGGGAGGCATTGGGCGGTTCTGCTCATCATAGGCCTCGACAAGGTCTCCCATGCGCGATGCAAGCAACGCCAAGGGATGATCCTCATCGTCGCCCACTTCCGCCAGAATCTTGTCAAGTAGCTCGACGAGATGATCATACTCGGCCTCATTGGCCGGCATGGCAAGAAGAGGGGCCATATGCGTCCAGTGCTCGCTTACCAGTTTTACAAGTGCGCTCGTCGGCCTAAGCTTCCATGCGCCTCTACCTCATTGCTATAAACTCATTTCGCATTCGATGATATCGTCAAAGAAACCCGATCCACCGCCCGGCCAATACGGCAGCGATCCAGGTTGCCGCCGACAGAATGGCGGCGAGGCGTAGGCCGGGCCGGACGATTCCTGTTGAAACCAGCGTTTTCCAGCCTCGCCCGAGATGCACCGCCAGGAGGTTGAGAAGGCCGAGCCCGATCAGGCAAAGCTTGGCAAGGAAAGCGGGATTGGCGGCATATTCGACGGCCCGGACGCTGAAGAGGCAGAAGCCGGTGAGAACGGCCGCGGCCAGGCCGATGCCGGCGGAGCGGGAGAGGAACGGCGCGACGATCTCCACCGGCACCTTGCGAAAGAAGCCGGCAAGCCTCAGATCGAGCGGCAGAATGGCGCCGACGAGCAGGCCGATCGCCAGGATATGGCCTGTATTGACGAACATGTAGAATGTTGCGGAGCGCCGGAGCGCGACCGCGGGTGCGGTGGCCGACAGCCATTCGAGAATGTCGATCACAGTTCGGCTCGCCCCAGGTCAGTTCGTCCGGATGCGATCCGGATAGATATCGTAGCGCTTCTCGCCGATGGTGATGCGCACGGCCTTCATCCGCTTCTCCTGCCGATCCTGCGAACGGTTTCCGAGCGCCGTCACTTGGTCGCCTGGTTTGGCGACACCCTCGACGAAGCCGGAGCGTTCCGTCTGGCGCGGATTGCCGAGTTCGACATGCCAGACGCCGTCATCGGCGGTCGCGACATCGAGCGTCGGATGCGGTCCGCCCCATGCTATTTTCTCGATGGTGCCGCGCAGCTCGATCTGGTCGGCCTCGGCCCAGGACCAGCCGTGGTGGGCGGCAGCGCTCGTCGCCAGGGCAGCCGACAGACCGACGGCAGCCAGCACATGCTTTGTCGAAAGTGCAAACATGGTTGTTCTCCCTACCCCAATGGACAGGCAGGTGGAGCATCGCGGCGGCGAGAAAAGGCATTTCACCAAATCTTGAAGAAAGAGATGGCCCCTTCCCCGCAAACCGGTTTAGGAAGAGGCCCTGTCCAACATCCGCTTCGGCATGCCAGTGTTGTATCGCAAATCCAGACTTTTTCGCAGATCCCGTGTCCTCTGGGGCTCCCTTGCGCTGTGGCGCCCGCGGCTGATCTTCTGGTGCGGCGCTTTTGCGATCGGCATCATCAGCGTCGGCTTTGCCAGGCTGGCCGACCTCGCCCAGCGCGCCTTTGCCGGCCTGACCGCGTCCGGCGAATGGAGTTTTCTGCTGCCGCTTGCCGTCACGCCGCTCGGTTTCATGCTGTCGGCCTATCTCGCCGCACGGTTTTTCCCGAATGCGCAGGGCAGCGGCATTCCGCAGGCGATCGCCGCGCGGCATCTGCGCGATCCCGAAGACCGCACCCGCCTGCTGTCGCTGCGGCTCGTCTTCGGCAAGATCGTGCTGACGGTGCTCGGCCTCCTCAGCGGCGCATCGATCGGCCGTGAAGGGCCGACCGTGCAGGTCGGCGGATCGATCATGCTGGCCGTCGCCCGTTTCGGCGGCATGGCGCAGGCCCGCGGGCTGATTCTTGCCGGTTCGGCCGCCGGCATCGCCGCCGCCTTCAACACGCCGCTCGCCGGCATCGTCTTCGCCATCGAGGAGATGAGCCGGACCTATGAGTCACGGGCCAACGGCCTGGTTCTGACGGCCGTCATCCTGTCAGGCCTCGCCGCGCTCGGGCTTGCCGGCAGCTACAATTATTTCGGCTCGACATCCGTTGCGCCGGCATCGCTGCGCGACTGGGAACTGGTGCTCGTCTGCGGCATTGGCGGCGGCGCCCTTGGCGCTGCTTTCAGCGGCCTTGCGCTGCATGCCGGCCAGCGTATCCGCCGTTTCGCACAGCCGCAGCCGCTGCGGCGGATGGTCTTGTTGGCGACCGTCTGCGGCCTCGCCGTCGCCGTCATCGGCATCCTGTCCGATGGTGCGACCTTCGGAACCGGTTACGACCAGGCGAAAGGCGCGGTCGAGGGCAATGCCCTGCCCTTGCTCTTCTTCCTCGAAAAGCTTGTCGCAGGCTTCCTGTCGATGATTTCGGGCATTCCGGGCGGCATCTTCGCGCCCTCGCTTGCCGTCGGCGCCGGCTTCGGCAGCACGGTCGGCCAGCTGATGGGCAGCGGCATCGCCCTTGCGGCAATTCTCGGCATGGCCGGATATTTTGCCGGCGTCGTGCAGGCGCCGATGACGGCTTTCGTCATTATTCTGGAAATGACCGGCGATCACCAGGCCGTCATCCCGATCATGGCCGTATCGATGATCGGCTACATCACCTCGCGCCTGCTGTCGCGCGAGCCGCTTTATCACGGACTGTCGCGCGTCTTCATCGCCGCGGCGATCAGAGCCCGGCGCGCCAGGGAAACGGGTGAAAGCTGATCAGGCGAGCAGCCGGGTGACCTCGGCGCCGTGCCTCGGGCCGACGGCATCGGCGATGGTGGTGGAGAACAGCACCTTGCGGGTGGCGTCGGCCACCTTGGCGAAGACGTGGCGGATCTGGCAGTTCTGTTCGCCGTCGCAATCGTCGCACTTTCGGTAGGCGGTGATCGACAGGCAGGGCAGCGGGGCGATCGGGCCGTCGATGATGCGCAGGATTTCGCCGAAGGTGATGGTGTGGGCGGGCTTCAGCAGCAGATAGCCGCCCTGTTTGCCGCGGCGGCTGACGACGATGCCGTGATGTTTCAGGTCGAGCAGGATCTGTTCGAGGAACTTTTTCGGGATCTTCTGCTGGGCGGCGATGTCGGAAATCATCACCGGTTCGTCGGCATCGGCATCCGCCAGAACCGTCAGCGCCCGCAGCGCATATTTCGCCTTTTGCGTAATCATCTCAGACCATCGACACACAGGCGGCGCGAATCTCCGCGCCGCTACGGAAGTACTTTCGCCTCTATGGCACAACCAGCATGAACGGAATTTGAACGCGCCGGAGAAAGCCTTGAGGAGCAAGCGTTTTCGGCCTTGTTTTTCCCTCTCGGCCAAGCTGTCACAATCTACGCCTAAACCGCCCTCTGCGCACCTTTTTCGGCATCACTTCAGATTTCGGATTGACAGGCCGCGTGTAACTCTACTATTTTTATAGACATACCAGCTGTTCGCGGGGATTTTTATCCTCGGGCGGCTGTTTTTTTGCATTGCGGCAGCTTCGGAGAGATATTTGCTCCTCCGGCCGCAGCTTTCGAAATCCCTTTTTCTGTCCGATCCAGGATTGAACTGCGATACTCCCGTCAACAAAGGACAGGATTCTCATGACTGTTATCAATAGGATTGCGGAAGAAGGGCCGATTGCGGAAGCCAAGGCGCTGAACGACAAGCTGGCAGGTCTCGATTTGGCCGGGCGTCTGTCGCTGGTCTCCGGCCTTGGCGGCCGCGTGGTGTTCACCACCTCGCTCGGCATCGAGGACCAGGTGATATCAGCCGAGATCGGCACGCATCGCCTGCCGATCGACGTCGCGACGCTGCAGACCGGCCGGCTGTTTGCCGAGACGCTGTCGCTGATCGAAGAGACGGAAAGCCAGTACGACATCCATATCCAACGCTACGAGCCCGAGAAGGCCGATATCGACGCCTATGCGGCGCAATACGGCCTCAACGGTTTCTACGAAAGCGTCGAAGCCCGGCATGCCTGTTGTGGCGTGCGCAAGCTGAAGCCGCTTGCGCGCGCACTCGAAGGCGCCACCATCTGGATCACCGGCCTGCGCCGCGGCCAATCGGCCAACCGGGCCGAAACGCCCTTCGCCGAATATGACGCCGAACGCCACCTTTTGAAGGTCAATCCGCTCGCCGATTGGGACCTGGAGGCAATCAAGGCCTTCGTGTCCGACAACGGCGTGCCGGTCAATCCGCTGCATGCCCGCGGCTATCCCTCGATCGGCTGCGAGCCCTGCACCCGGGCGATCAAGCCCGGTGAGCCGGAACGCGCCGGCCGCTGGTGGTGGGAGCAGGACGAGACGCGCGAATGCGGCCTGCATGTCGCCGAAGAGGCCGCCGTCATCGCCGCACAATAATCCACTTCACGGCTTACCGGATCAGGGCGCGGCGATCGCCGCAGGCCCCCGGTGAACCAACACCCGAGAATTTGCCTTGCGGGCAGCCGTAAGGATCGACAGTCTGGAGTAAGACATGCCCGATAGCCGTCCGGATACGGAACTCAGCAATCCCCAGAGCGCCAAGGCGCCGCTCGACCCGCATCTGAAGGCGCTGGAAAACGAATCCATCCATATCTTCCGCGAGGTCGCGGCCGAATTCGAGCGTCCCGTCATGCTCTATTCGATCGGCAAGGATTCCTCGGTGCTGCTGCACCTGGCGCGCAAGGCCTTCTATCCCGGCCGCGTGCCCTTCCCGCTCCTGCATGTGAACACCGGCTGGAAGTTCCGCGAGATGATCGCCTTCCGCGACGAGACCGCGAAGAAGTACGATCTCGACCTGATCGAGCACATCAATCCGCGCGGCGCGGCCGAAAACATCACGCCCTTCACCCATGGTTCGGCGGCTTTCACCGACATCATGAAGACCGAGGGCCTGCGCCAGGCACTCGATGCCGGCCAGTTCGACGCCGCTTTCGGCGGCGCGCGGCGCGATGAGGAGGCCAGCCGCGCCAAGGAGCGCATCTATTCCTTCCGTACCCCCGACCACCGCTGGGACCCGCGCAACCAGCGGCCGGAACTCTGGAACGTCTATAACGGCATGATCCGCAAGGGCGAGAGCGTGCGCGCCTTCCCGCTGTCGAACTGGACCGAGGTCGATATCTGGCGCTACATCCAGGCCGAGGACATTCCGCTGGTGCCGCTCTATTACGCCAGGAAGCGGCCTTTCGTGGAGCGCGACGGCATGATGATCCTGGCCGAGGATCCGCGCCTGGAACTTTTGCCCGGCGAAGTGCGCCAGGAAGGCATGATCCGCTTCCGCACCCTCGGCGACTTCCCGCTGACCGGCGCCATCCGCTCACAGGCGACCACGCTGGAAGAGGTGATTGCCGAACTCGAAATCGCAACGGTGTCCGAACGCCAGGGCCGCGCCATCGACCGCGACCAGTCCGGCTCCATGGAAAAGAAGAAGCGTGAAGGATATTTCTGAGATGACCGTAGTCCAAACCGCCGTCTCGGCCGCCACCGCCGTCAGCCTGCCCGCTGCCGAGCCGCAGAAGGCCCAGCGCGACTCGCGCCCGCTGCGCCTGATTACCTGCGGCAGCGTCGATGACGGCAAGTCGACCCTGATCGGCCGCCTGCTCTGGGACACCAAGGCTGTCAAGGAAGACCAGGCCGCCACGCTGCAGCGCGATTCCACCGGCAAGCAGAACGATCTCGGCCTGCCCGACTTCGCATTGTTGCTCGACGGCCTGCAGGCCGAGCGCGAACAGGGCATCACCATCGATGTCGCCTATCGCTATTTCTCGACCGACAAGCGCTCCTTCATCGTCGCCGACACGCCCGGCCACGAGCAATATACCCGCAATATGGCGACGGGTGCCTCGACCGCCGATCTCGCCATCCTGCTGGTCGATGCGCGCTTCGGCATTCTCGAGCAGACGCGCCGTCACGCGACGATCGCTTCGCTGCTCGGGATCAAGCAGTTCGTGCTCGCCGTCAACAAGATCGACCTGACGGGCTATGACCGCGCCGGCTTCGACAAGATCAGCCATGAATTCCGGGAATTTGCCCTGTCGCTCGGCGTCAAGCAGATCACCGCCATTCCGATGTCGGCGCTGAAGGGCGAAAACGTCGTCTATTCCGGCCAGGCCGCCATGCCCTGGTACAGCGGCCCGACGCTGGTGGAGACGCTGGAGCTTGCCACCGTGCGCTCGTCGCAGACGGTCGGCTTCCGCCTTTCGGTGCAGCGCGTGTCGCGCCCGGGCGAAAGCTTCCGCGGCTATCAGGGCACGGTTGCCGGCGGCTCGGTCAAGCCGGGCGACAGCGTCATGATCCTGCCGTCGGGCATGGTCGCCAATGTCTCCAAGATCGTCACCTTCGATCTGGTGCGCAATGCCGCCGTCGCCGGCGACGCGATCACGCTGGTGCTCGACCGCCAGGTCGATGTGGCGCGCGGCGACATGATCGTCTCGATCGACGCCCAGCCGCAGGTCGGCCTCGCCTTCGACGCGCAGATCGTCGCCCTCCAGCCCGAGGGCATCGAACCCGGCAAACGCTACTGGCTGAAGAGCGGTTCGCGCCGCCAGCGCGTCCAGGTGCAGCCGCTCAGCCAGCTGGAGCTGAAAACCGGCACCTGGAACGCCGCCCAGCGGCTCTACATGAACGCGATCGGCAAGGTGCGCCTCGTTTTCGACGAAGCGGCAATCTTCGATCCCTATGAGCAGAACCGCCAGTCCGGCTCCTTCATCCTGATCGATCCGGAGACCAACAATACGGTCGCCGGCGGCATGGTGACGGGCAAGCGCAGCGAACTCGGCGGCCTTCACACCGGCGACGCCCGCGTCATCCTCTCGCTGCCGGCCGACCTTGCCGAACAGATCATGGCCAGCGAACTCTTCGCCAGCCGCAGCCATGAGGCCGAAGTGCGGCGCATGACGGCGGCCGAAGCGGCCGACCTCTGGTCGAGCGCTGCAAGCGACATCTGACAAGAGATAAGGGGCCGGCAAGACTGGCCCCTCACCGACACCGAATCCGCTGGCTGCAGGGCTGGCGGATTTTTTGTCGAGCGGCGCTGTCGCAAATTCAATGATGAAATTGATCGGACCTTCGGACGTTGCCGGCTTCGCCGGGGAATTTGCCTTTTGGTGCATCTGAGCCCCATGGTGAAGCAATATCGGCCGGCGGGTTCGGGCTCATGCCTGTCGATACGCCGAAAATGTTAGGGCGACGCCACCCCTCGGATGCGACAATAATCTTGTGAAAAACTCGATATTAGGGCACAATTTTTGAACGCATCGGAAGTGCGGCGCAATCTCAGACCCGGCCGTTTGGCGCCGGGTGAGGGTTCGCGCCGGAGGGTCGGCGTCGATGGATCAGGGGTTCTTTCTTCTGTTCGCTACGGTGTCCGTGATCACCGCCTTGACGCTGGTCATGGCGCGCAATCCGGTTCACAGCGCATTGGCGTTGATGGCGTGCTTCCTGCAGATATCGGCAATCTTCGTCCTGCTCGAGGCGCCGCTGCTCGCGGTCATCCAGATCTTCGTCTATGTCGGCGCGATCATGGTCCTGTTCGTCTTCGTGATCATGATGATCGATGTGCGCGAAGCGGTCTTGCAACGGTTCCTGCCGGGCGGCAACATGCCGGCTCTGGTGTTGCTCGTCCTGCTTGGGATCGAGATGGTTGCGCTGGTGCTCTGGAGCGGCCGCTTTTCGCTCACGGAGCCCGTCACCGTCAGCGGTGGCGATCAGGTCAGGCAGCTCAGCACGACATTGTTCGCCGACTATCTCCTGCCGTTTGAAGCTGCGTCCGTCATCCTGCTGGCCGCGCTCGTCGGGGCCATCGTGCTGGCGCAGAAGGAGCGGGGATGATGGTTCCGCTCTGGTGGTATATTTTGCTCGGAGTGGCGCTGTTCGTGATCGGAGCGGCGGGCGTGCTGCTCCGGCGCAACATTCTGGTGGTGCTGATGTCGCTGGAGCTGTTGCTCAACTCGGTCAACATCAATTTCATCGCTTTCGGACGTTACTACGCCGATTTCCGCGGGCAGATTTTCGCGATCTTCGTCATCGCAATCACCGCGGCGGAGGTTGCCGTCGCCCTCGGCATCCTGGTCGCCCTCGTGAGGAACAAATCCACCCTCAAGGTCGACGACGTGACCATGATGAAAGGATAGTGGCTTGGACCCGGTGATATCGATCCGGCCGCTGCTTGCCGTCGCCGTCGCCGGCCTGGCGGCCCTTGCCGTTCTCCTCCTGAACAACCGTGAGAAACTCCGCGGTATCGTCTCGCCGCTGGCGGCAATCGGCATGTTCGCAATTGTCGTCTCGATGGCATCAACGGTGCTGGCGGGCGGGACGGTCGAATGCCGCCTGTTTGCGGTTCTGCCGGGGATCGACTTCGCTTTCCGGGTCGATGCGCTCGGCATGGTGTTTGCCACCGTCTCGTCGCTGCTGTGGATCGTCGCGGCGATCTATTCCATCGGCTATATGCGGCGCTTGAACGAGCATGCGCAGACCCGGTTCTTCGCCTGCTTTGCCGCCAGTCTCGCGGCGGCGGTCGGAGGCGCCTTCGCCGCCAATCTGTTCACGCTGGTGATCTTCTACGAGATGCTCACCCTCGTGACCTATCCGCTCGTTTACCACCACGAAGACGAAGAGGGATGGACCGGCAGCCGCAAGTACCTCGTCTATTTGATGGGGGCGTCAAAAAGCGTGCTTCTCGCCGCGCTGGCGCTGACCTACCACATTGCGGGATCGCTCGACTTTGTGCCGGGCGGCCTGCTGGCAGGGAGCGATGCTTCGGCGGCGCTGCTGACAGTCGTCTATTTCTGCTATCTCTTCGGCTTCGCCAAGGCTGCGGTCATGCCGATGCACGCATGGCTGCCTGCCGCGATGGTGGCGCCGACGCCGGTCAGTGCGCTCCTGCATGCCGTGGCCGTGGTCAAGATGGGCGTGTTCTGCGTGCTGCGGCTGGTGTTCCATGTCTTCGGCACGGGGCTGGTGGACGGGCTCGGACTCGGCATCGCCACGGCCTATCTGGTCTCGTTCACGATCCTGATGGCGTCGGTCTACGCCCTGACGCGGGACGACCTGAAGGCGCGGCTCGCCTATTCGACGGTCAGCCAGCTCTCCTACATCGTGCTGGGCGCGGTGCTGCTCTCGCCGGTCGCGATGGTCGGCGGGATCATCCACATCGCGGCGCATGCATTCTCGAAGATCACCCTGTTTTTCTGCGCCGGTTCGATCTATTGCGCGTCCGGCAAGCGCAACATCAGCGACATGGCCGGTATCGGCCGCAGGCTGCCCTGGACGATGGGGGCGTTCTTCGTCGGCTCGCTCAGCATGATCGGCGTGCCGCCGACGGCGGGGTTCGTGAGCAAGTGGTATCTGGCGCGAGGCGCGGTGGAGGCCGGCGAAATCGCGTTCCTGATCGTGCTCCTGACGAGTTCGGTCCTCAACGCCGCCTATTTCCTGCCGGTCAGCTATGTCGCCTTTTTCGGGACGGAGGCGCAGGCGAGCCCGGCGACGGTCCGCGAAATTCCGATGATGACGATCCCGCTGGTTGCGACCGCCATCCTGTCGGTGGCGATGGGCATCTTCCCCGACTATTTCGTCGCCTTGGCGGAAGGAGTTGTCAGGTGATAAAGCGCGTGGTCGATTTCTTTGGCGACGGAAACTATGCGACCGAACGGCGTCGGCTGTTCTATCTGGTGCTCGTCCTGATCGTCATCGCCGACGTCCTGGTGCCGCGCGAACACGCCGAATACCTGTGGGACCGCCTGCCGGTCTGGTCGGCCGTCTACGGCTTCTTGTCCTGCGTGCTGCTGATCTTCGTTTCCAAGTTCCTCGGTCATCGGACTGGGCTCATGCGGCGCGAGGACTATTATGACTGACTTCGTCCACCCCGCCCTGCTGTTCATTCTCGGCGCCCTGCCGATCCCCTTTCTGAACGGGTCGATCCGCAAGGCCTATCTGCTGCTGATCCCGATACTTGCGATCCTCACCGTGCTGACGATGCAGCCGGGCAGCTACGGCGCGGCATCGTTCATCGGGCAGGAAATCCTCATCGCGAAGGTCGACAAGCTGAGCATCGTCTTCGCAACGGTTTTCACCATCATGGCGCTGATCGGAACGGTCTACGCCCTGCACCTGACGCGCCCCGGCCAGCATGTCGCTGCGTTCGTCTATGTCGGCAGCGCGCTTGGCGTGGTTTTCGCCGGCGACTACCTGACCTTGTACCTGTTCTGGGAAGGCATGGCGTTTGCCTCTGCCTATCTGGTGTTCGCCCAGGGCGGCCGGCAGGCGGTTGCCGCCGGTTTCCGCTATCTCATGGTCCACGTCACCGGCGGCGTCGTTCTGCTCGGTGGCGTCATTCTCCACGGGCTCGCCACGGGTTCGCTGCTCCTCGGGCCGATCGAGGGCGGGATGGACGTCGGCGCCTACCTGATCCTTGCCGGGTTCATGCTCAACGCCGCGGTGCCACCGCTGAACGCCTGGCTGACCGATGCTTACCCGGAGGCGACCGTCACCGGGGCGGTGTTCATGAGCGCCTTTACCACCAAGACCGCCGTCTATGTCCTGGCGCGGACGTTTCCGGGGACCGAGCTTCTGGTTTGGCTCGGCACCGCAATGGCGCTTTACGGCGTCATCTACGCGGTGCTGGAGAACGACTGCCGGCGGCTGCTCGCCTATCATATCGTCAGCCAGGTGGGTTACATGGTGGCGGGTATCGGCATCGGCACCGAGATGGCCGTGAACGGCGCCTCCAGCCACGCCTTCGCGCATATCCTCTACAAGGCACTGCTGTTCATGGGCGCAGGAGCGGTGATCCACGTCACCGGCCGCCGCAAGCTCACCGAGCTTGGCGGGCTCTACAGGACCATGCCGATAACGGTGGCGCTCTATATGGTCGGCGCCCTGGCAATCTCGGCGTTTCCGTTCTTCTCGGGCTTCGTCACCAAATCGATGGTGATTGCCGCCGCCGGACAGGATCATCGGGCCCTGGTGGTGCTGGCGCTGACGATGGCGTCGTCGGGGACGTTCCTGCACACGGGCCTGAAGCTTCCGTATTACATGTTTTTCGGCGTGGACAGGAAACTGGAGGCGCGGGAGCCGCCGCGCAACATGCTGGTTGCGATGGGCATGGCGGCGGTGCTCTGCATTGCGATCGGGGTATTCCCGCAGCCGCTTTACGCGCTTCTCCCTTATCCGGTCGACTTCCAACCCTATACGGGCGTCCATCTCACCGAGAGCCTCGGCTTGCTGATGTTCACCGCACTGGGATTCGTGATCTTCCTCAGGGCGCTCGACCCGGAGAACACGATCAGCATCGACACCGACTGGTTCTACCGCAAGGGCGCGCGGCTGTTCATGTGGTTCGCCGAAAAACCGCTGGCGCGCTATGAGAAGGCGGTCAGCAACGTGTCCGAAACAGCCGCGCTGCCCTTCCTGC from Rhizobium sp. BT03 harbors:
- the betA gene encoding choline dehydrogenase; translation: MQADFVIIGSGSAGSALAYRLSEDGKNSVLVIEAGGSDFGPFIQMPAALAWPMSMKRYNWGYLSEPEPNLNNRRITAPRGKVIGGSSSINGMVYVRGHAEDFNRWEELGAGGWAYADVLPYFKRMEHSHGGEEGWRGTEGPLHVQRGGFTNPLFRAFVEAGKQAGFETTEDYNGSKQEGFGLMEQTIFSGRRWSAANAYLKPALKRKNVEIVYGFARKVVIENGRAAGVEIERGGRIEVVKANREVIVSASSFNSPKLLMLSGIGPAEHLKEMGIEVKADRPGVGANLQDHMEFYFQQVSTKPVSLYSWLPWFWQGVAGAQWLLSKGGLGASNQFEACAFLRSAPGLKQPDIQYHFLPVAISYDGKAAAKSHGFQVHVGYNLSKSRGSVTLRSADPKADPVLRFNYMSHAEDWEKFRHCVRLTRELFGQAAFDHYRGAEIQPGEGVQSDEEIDAFLREHLESAYHPCGTCKMGAKDDPMAVVDPQTRVIGVDGLRVADSSIFPHVTYGNLNGPSIMTGEKAADHILGKQPLARSNQEPWVNPRAAVSDR
- a CDS encoding type II toxin-antitoxin system HigA family antitoxin encodes the protein MPANEAEYDHLVELLDKILAEVGDDEDHPLALLASRMGDLVEAYDEQNRPMPPVTGADALRYIMAERGLGQSELPEVGAQSVVSEILSRKRQINVRQARALSERFLIPASVFLSL
- a CDS encoding DUF6644 family protein, whose product is MIDILEWLSATAPAVALRRSATFYMFVNTGHILAIGLLVGAILPLDLRLAGFFRKVPVEIVAPFLSRSAGIGLAAAVLTGFCLFSVRAVEYAANPAFLAKLCLIGLGLLNLLAVHLGRGWKTLVSTGIVRPGLRLAAILSAATWIAAVLAGRWIGFL
- a CDS encoding DUF6152 family protein, which translates into the protein MFALSTKHVLAAVGLSAALATSAAAHHGWSWAEADQIELRGTIEKIAWGGPHPTLDVATADDGVWHVELGNPRQTERSGFVEGVAKPGDQVTALGNRSQDRQEKRMKAVRITIGEKRYDIYPDRIRTN
- a CDS encoding chloride channel protein, which produces MPVLYRKSRLFRRSRVLWGSLALWRPRLIFWCGAFAIGIISVGFARLADLAQRAFAGLTASGEWSFLLPLAVTPLGFMLSAYLAARFFPNAQGSGIPQAIAARHLRDPEDRTRLLSLRLVFGKIVLTVLGLLSGASIGREGPTVQVGGSIMLAVARFGGMAQARGLILAGSAAGIAAAFNTPLAGIVFAIEEMSRTYESRANGLVLTAVILSGLAALGLAGSYNYFGSTSVAPASLRDWELVLVCGIGGGALGAAFSGLALHAGQRIRRFAQPQPLRRMVLLATVCGLAVAVIGILSDGATFGTGYDQAKGAVEGNALPLLFFLEKLVAGFLSMISGIPGGIFAPSLAVGAGFGSTVGQLMGSGIALAAILGMAGYFAGVVQAPMTAFVIILEMTGDHQAVIPIMAVSMIGYITSRLLSREPLYHGLSRVFIAAAIRARRARETGES
- a CDS encoding Rrf2 family transcriptional regulator; the protein is MITQKAKYALRALTVLADADADEPVMISDIAAQQKIPKKFLEQILLDLKHHGIVVSRRGKQGGYLLLKPAHTITFGEILRIIDGPIAPLPCLSITAYRKCDDCDGEQNCQIRHVFAKVADATRKVLFSTTIADAVGPRHGAEVTRLLA
- a CDS encoding phosphoadenylyl-sulfate reductase, giving the protein MTVINRIAEEGPIAEAKALNDKLAGLDLAGRLSLVSGLGGRVVFTTSLGIEDQVISAEIGTHRLPIDVATLQTGRLFAETLSLIEETESQYDIHIQRYEPEKADIDAYAAQYGLNGFYESVEARHACCGVRKLKPLARALEGATIWITGLRRGQSANRAETPFAEYDAERHLLKVNPLADWDLEAIKAFVSDNGVPVNPLHARGYPSIGCEPCTRAIKPGEPERAGRWWWEQDETRECGLHVAEEAAVIAAQ
- the cysD gene encoding sulfate adenylyltransferase subunit CysD, which translates into the protein MPDSRPDTELSNPQSAKAPLDPHLKALENESIHIFREVAAEFERPVMLYSIGKDSSVLLHLARKAFYPGRVPFPLLHVNTGWKFREMIAFRDETAKKYDLDLIEHINPRGAAENITPFTHGSAAFTDIMKTEGLRQALDAGQFDAAFGGARRDEEASRAKERIYSFRTPDHRWDPRNQRPELWNVYNGMIRKGESVRAFPLSNWTEVDIWRYIQAEDIPLVPLYYARKRPFVERDGMMILAEDPRLELLPGEVRQEGMIRFRTLGDFPLTGAIRSQATTLEEVIAELEIATVSERQGRAIDRDQSGSMEKKKREGYF